TGAACACCTGGAAATTATTCGCCTTGGCAGCCGGGTGCCGGTTTTCCTGCCCCAGCGTATCACCGCAGAGTTGGGCGAAACCCTGGCCAAATACCACCCGCTCTGGCTCAATATTCACGTTAACCATCCCAAAGAAATCACCCCGGAGCTATACCGGGCTTGCGACACCTTGAGTCGGGCCGGGGTTCCCCTGGGCAACCAGAGCGTGCTTTTGGCCGGGATTAACGACTCGGTGCATATTCAGCGGGAACTGGTGCACCAATTGGTGCAAATGCGGGTGCGGCCCTATTATTTATACCAATGCGACCTGGTGGCCGGGGCCGGTCATTTTCGGACCACCGTGAGCAAGGGCATTGAAATTATTGAAGGGCTGCGCGGCCACACTACCGGCTTTGCCGTGCCCACCTATGTCATTGACGCGCCGGGCGGCGGCGGCAAAATCCCGGTCTCGCCCCAATACCTCATCTCTCAGAGTCCGGGCAAAGTTGTTCTGCGCAACTTTGAGGGCTACATCACCAGCTACACCGAGGCCGCCGACTACGACCCTGAAGCCATCAAAAATTGGGAAGCCAAGCTGCAAAAACGGGCAGAACCGGGCCAGGAAGGCGTTTCAAGCCTGCTGGCCGGCGAAAAATTAGCCATCAAACCCAGCGGCTTTGACCGCACCCATAAACGCAAAGCCGTCGCCCACCGCCTCAACCAGGATGAGAGTAAATGGCAACCCTACCATGCCAACGGCAACGGCAAAGCCCGGCGTCTCTCCCAAGTGACGAACGACGAACGACCGCCGACCAACAATGACCAGTAAAAGTTCGTCGTTCGTCATCCGTCGTTCCTCGTCCGTCGTTCGTCGTCATCCCGCCGGAGGTCAACCTAAATGGCCCCAGAAGAAAAAGTAACGCTTGACCAAGAGCGCCAGCAGAAGGCTAAAGAGTATGCCCACCTCAGCCGCCGTTTGTTTGTGGTAGAGCTGATTTTGGGCGCAGTTTACGTGATCTTTTGGATTGTCAGCGGTCTCTCGCCCTGGCTGCGTGATCAGGTGCAGGGCGTTACCACCGCCACGTGGTTGAGCGTGCCCCTGTTTGCGCTGGGCTTTGGCCTGCCCTATGCCGTCCTCACTGCTCCGCTTGACTACTACAGCGGTTTTGTGCTGCCCCACCAATACGAACAGTCAACCCAAAGCCTAAAAGATTGGCTCATTGATAAACTCAAAAGCATTCTCATTGGCGGCGTTTTGGGTGTGATTGTGCTGGAAATCATCTATTGGCTGCTCACGATTGCGCCCCAAACGTGGTGGCTGTGGGCCGCGCTGGCCATGCTGGGCTTGACCATTATTCTGGGCAATCTGGCCCCGGTGTTGATTTTTCCCCTGTTTTATAAGTACCAACCGTTAGCGGATGAAGCCCTGGTTGACCGGCTCACCCGGCTGGCGGAAAAAGCCGGCGACCGCGTCAAAGGGGTTTATGCCTTTGATCTAAGCAGTAAAACCGTGGCCGCCAATGCGGCTCTGATGGGCCTGGGCCATACTCGCCGCATTATCATAGGCGATACGCTGCTGGAATCCTTTTCGCCCGATGAAATTGAAACCGTGCTGGCCCACGAGTTGGGGCATCACGTTCATAAAGATCTGCCGCTGGGTATTCTGGTGCAAGCCGGGTTGACCCTGATCGGGTTTTGGCTGGCCGATCTGGTGATGCGCTGGGGCCTTGCTGTTTTTGGCTACAGCGGGATTACGGAT
The sequence above is drawn from the Anaerolineae bacterium genome and encodes:
- the ablA gene encoding lysine 2,3-aminomutase, with the translated sequence MSKLTQAWARGTTPRAHIWSDVPDEKWNDWRWQLSHRVNDFEILETFIKLTPEEIEGICADNKFRLDITPYFASLIDPDDPMCPIRQQIIPKGRELQAFESMMKDSLAEDRHSPVPGLVHRYPDRVLMLITTQCASYCRYCTRSRIVGDAAATFSKTEFELQLDYLRRTPQVRDVLLSGGDPLTLAPRLLDYLLNELRQIEHLEIIRLGSRVPVFLPQRITAELGETLAKYHPLWLNIHVNHPKEITPELYRACDTLSRAGVPLGNQSVLLAGINDSVHIQRELVHQLVQMRVRPYYLYQCDLVAGAGHFRTTVSKGIEIIEGLRGHTTGFAVPTYVIDAPGGGGKIPVSPQYLISQSPGKVVLRNFEGYITSYTEAADYDPEAIKNWEAKLQKRAEPGQEGVSSLLAGEKLAIKPSGFDRTHKRKAVAHRLNQDESKWQPYHANGNGKARRLSQVTNDERPPTNNDQ
- a CDS encoding M48 family metallopeptidase; this encodes MAPEEKVTLDQERQQKAKEYAHLSRRLFVVELILGAVYVIFWIVSGLSPWLRDQVQGVTTATWLSVPLFALGFGLPYAVLTAPLDYYSGFVLPHQYEQSTQSLKDWLIDKLKSILIGGVLGVIVLEIIYWLLTIAPQTWWLWAALAMLGLTIILGNLAPVLIFPLFYKYQPLADEALVDRLTRLAEKAGDRVKGVYAFDLSSKTVAANAALMGLGHTRRIIIGDTLLESFSPDEIETVLAHELGHHVHKDLPLGILVQAGLTLIGFWLADLVMRWGLAVFGYSGITDPATLPLLIIALSVFGLVTMPLGNAWSRWREVKADTYALKITQKPQAFIDAMTRLANQNLAEAEPPAWVEFLLHSHPSINKRVTMAKNFSVES